A region from the Corynebacterium halotolerans YIM 70093 = DSM 44683 genome encodes:
- a CDS encoding MDR family MFS transporter, whose protein sequence is MNTGSPTGQPPVIPREVKIVLSVLVISAMVMILNETILSVALPAIMSDFNVGADVAQWLTTGFMLTMAVVIPTTGFLLQRFTTKAIFLTALSLFAVGTLVAAIAPAFSVLLGARVIQAAGTALVLPLLMTVALTVIPPERRGTVMGIIAIVISVAPAIGPTVSGFILNSLSWHWLFWVMLPIALLALIAGGSIIRNIGETRTSPFDVPSVILSAAAFGGLVYGLSSMSSIIEGEGTAAITAIIVGVFALVGFVWRQIGLGKKDRALLDLSPFRIRNFTVSLVVVLLAMGSLLGTIMVLPIYLQTALGVSALVTGLVVMPGGLLQGLAAPLIGRLYDAVGPRPILIPGAILMTATVWWMTTLSTDSPTWIVVAMHICFSIGLALMMTPLMTTALGSVPAHMYSHGSAILNTLQQLAGAAGTAAMIAALSIGTGLASEAGRTTAEATATGTRSAFILAGVIAIFALIGSFFVTRVQEPVEQQVPATADEADEGAPRAV, encoded by the coding sequence ATGAACACCGGATCCCCCACCGGGCAACCGCCCGTGATCCCCCGCGAGGTCAAGATCGTACTGTCGGTACTGGTCATCTCGGCGATGGTGATGATCCTCAACGAGACCATCCTGTCTGTGGCGCTGCCGGCCATCATGTCGGACTTCAATGTCGGCGCGGACGTGGCACAGTGGCTGACCACCGGCTTCATGCTCACCATGGCCGTGGTCATCCCGACCACCGGTTTCCTGCTGCAGCGCTTCACCACCAAGGCGATCTTCCTCACCGCCTTGAGCCTGTTCGCCGTCGGCACCCTGGTCGCGGCCATCGCCCCCGCCTTCAGCGTGCTGCTGGGCGCCCGTGTCATCCAGGCCGCCGGCACCGCGCTGGTCCTGCCGCTGCTGATGACCGTCGCGCTCACCGTCATCCCGCCGGAGCGCCGCGGCACCGTCATGGGCATCATCGCGATCGTCATCTCCGTGGCACCCGCCATCGGCCCGACGGTCTCCGGCTTCATCCTCAACTCGCTCAGCTGGCACTGGCTGTTCTGGGTCATGCTGCCGATCGCGCTGCTCGCCCTGATCGCCGGCGGTTCCATCATCCGCAACATCGGCGAGACCCGGACCTCCCCGTTCGACGTGCCCTCGGTCATCCTCTCCGCCGCGGCCTTCGGCGGCCTGGTCTACGGACTGAGCTCCATGTCCTCCATCATCGAGGGGGAGGGAACCGCCGCCATCACCGCGATCATCGTCGGCGTGTTCGCCCTGGTGGGCTTCGTCTGGCGCCAGATCGGCCTGGGGAAGAAGGACCGGGCGCTGCTGGATCTGAGCCCCTTCCGGATCCGCAACTTCACCGTCTCCCTGGTCGTGGTGCTGCTGGCGATGGGCTCCCTGCTGGGCACCATCATGGTCCTGCCGATCTACCTGCAGACCGCGCTCGGGGTCAGTGCCCTGGTCACCGGCCTGGTCGTGATGCCGGGTGGTCTCCTGCAGGGGCTGGCGGCCCCGCTGATCGGCCGACTCTACGACGCGGTCGGCCCGCGCCCGATCCTGATCCCCGGCGCCATCCTCATGACCGCGACGGTGTGGTGGATGACCACGCTGAGCACGGACTCGCCCACCTGGATCGTCGTGGCCATGCACATCTGCTTCTCCATCGGCCTGGCCCTCATGATGACCCCGCTGATGACCACCGCGCTCGGCTCGGTCCCCGCGCACATGTACAGCCACGGCTCCGCCATCCTGAACACCCTGCAGCAGCTGGCCGGTGCCGCCGGTACCGCCGCCATGATCGCCGCGCTGTCCATCGGCACTGGGCTGGCGTCGGAGGCGGGGCGGACGACCGCGGAGGCCACCGCCACGGGTACCCGCTCGGCCTTCATCCTCGCCGGGGTGATCGCGATCTTCGCCCTGATCGGTTCCTTCTTCGTCACCCGCGTGCAGGAGCCGGTGGAGCAACAGGTGCCGGCCACCGCGGACGAGGCGGACGAGGGCGCTCCTCGGGCCGTGTGA
- the cspB gene encoding S-layer protein PS2 gives MIKNRIRTAALAGAIAVATGVSGLAVPAMAQDAQVATAQFTVEDGSAAVSADPQNIDENELRELTDATGDYLRGWDRADGVRDIVRAYLETGEAGFDPSEEAAQAAFEGARADAAAQLATSAENITKARQSVAFALQADHTATNAWNALRGALDDTRDVVNPLIEATNEANRYQGEEFWDFEALYTTGGIGHSESDLAAAYRDLLELRDDINTQYETAGEWQIDDRYNRVTREHMAALDVLKEEVDAQVAAIEGVYQEAIDTNREAQRSDVLVRQLYLERATAQRDTLRVVEATFRTAARQVELYGDNDTLVGNDEQSLRGLYTALLAPNGPLLNGLSMNLDFLDEADRETYFGHDAWWTDLGNNADGRFQIYREHLTFASESYSKIFANATVWQNELSRVELLDQKAADEVAEREAEREAEKAAAEEAARQAKEAAEREERIAKALEELAKAREEAGKDNGNNNGDDNDDDDVNEGSSEGSSVGGLGIFAALAGVVGLIAAAFPFVSNFLNLNR, from the coding sequence ATGATCAAGAACCGCATCCGCACCGCGGCTCTCGCAGGTGCCATCGCTGTCGCCACCGGTGTCTCCGGCCTGGCCGTCCCGGCCATGGCGCAGGACGCCCAGGTTGCCACTGCACAGTTCACCGTCGAGGATGGCTCCGCCGCCGTCTCCGCCGACCCGCAGAACATCGACGAGAACGAGCTGCGTGAGCTGACCGACGCCACTGGTGACTACCTCCGTGGCTGGGATCGTGCCGACGGTGTCCGCGACATCGTCCGCGCCTACCTTGAGACCGGTGAGGCCGGCTTCGACCCGTCCGAGGAAGCTGCTCAGGCCGCTTTCGAGGGCGCCCGCGCTGACGCTGCCGCTCAGCTCGCCACCTCGGCAGAGAACATCACCAAGGCCCGTCAGTCTGTCGCGTTCGCTCTGCAGGCCGACCACACTGCCACCAACGCATGGAACGCCCTGCGTGGTGCCCTGGATGACACCCGAGATGTGGTGAACCCGCTGATCGAGGCCACCAACGAGGCCAACCGGTACCAGGGCGAGGAGTTCTGGGACTTTGAGGCCCTGTACACCACCGGTGGTATCGGCCACTCCGAGTCTGACCTGGCTGCCGCCTACCGCGATCTGCTCGAGCTGCGGGACGACATCAACACCCAGTACGAGACCGCTGGTGAGTGGCAGATTGACGACCGCTACAACCGCGTCACTCGCGAGCACATGGCCGCCCTCGACGTTCTGAAGGAGGAGGTTGATGCTCAGGTGGCCGCCATCGAGGGTGTCTACCAGGAGGCCATCGACACCAACCGTGAGGCCCAGCGTTCCGACGTCCTGGTTCGCCAGCTCTACCTGGAGCGCGCCACTGCTCAGCGCGACACCCTCCGCGTTGTCGAAGCCACCTTCCGCACCGCCGCCCGCCAGGTCGAGCTGTACGGTGATAATGACACGCTGGTGGGTAACGACGAGCAGTCCCTGCGGGGTCTCTACACCGCTCTGCTCGCTCCGAATGGCCCGCTGCTCAACGGCCTGAGCATGAACCTCGATTTCCTCGATGAGGCTGATCGTGAGACCTACTTCGGCCACGACGCCTGGTGGACCGACCTGGGCAACAACGCTGACGGTCGCTTCCAGATTTACCGCGAGCACCTGACCTTCGCGTCCGAGAGCTACTCCAAGATCTTCGCGAACGCCACCGTCTGGCAGAACGAGCTCTCCCGTGTCGAGCTGCTCGATCAGAAGGCTGCCGACGAGGTCGCCGAGCGTGAGGCAGAGCGAGAGGCTGAGAAGGCCGCCGCCGAGGAGGCTGCGCGTCAGGCCAAGGAGGCCGCTGAGCGTGAGGAGCGGATCGCCAAGGCCCTTGAGGAGCTGGCCAAGGCCCGCGAGGAGGCCGGCAAGGACAACGGCAACAACAACGGTGACGACAACGACGACGACGACGTCAACGAGGGTTCCTCTGAGGGCTCCTCCGTCGGTGGCCTGGGCATCTTCGCCGCCCTGGCCGGCGTCGTCGGCCTGATCGCCGCCGCCTTCCCGTTCGTCTCCAACTTCCTGAACCTGAACCGCTAA